In one window of Drosophila ananassae strain 14024-0371.13 chromosome XR, ASM1763931v2, whole genome shotgun sequence DNA:
- the LOC6504520 gene encoding RNA-binding protein FUS isoform X3 produces the protein MRNRMSLAVPLLTLAVLASCGYHVDAYSKYGRGCGDIGCLPTEECVITSDSCSYNQRDGKDCGNYPTCKRKSGSSNSSPNLASPSANPSGSVLNPGYPMHGLQPVNPYNPPFVFGQQPFYGGPTGGTGGSGVGGPPGSGGSVSAGGLGLPSSTLGILGGGGGGLAPYGSNYQGYQSQHSNANMYNKPPPQYQNQNQQNPYNRRTQAHPSAAGQLGSSSGPLLVVMVLAIGLVLGRLHT, from the exons ATGCGCAACAGGATGTCTCTGGCAGTACCCCTCCTGACCCTGGCGGTCCTCGCCAGCTGCGGCTACCACGTGGATGCCTACTCCa AGTATGGTCGTGGATGCGGCGATATCGGTTGCCTGCCAACCGAGGAGTGCGTCATCACCAGCGACTCGTGCAGCTACAACCAGAGGGACGGCAAGGACTGCGGCAACTATCCGACCTGTAAGCGAAAATCCGGATCCTCCAACAGCAGCCCCAACCTGGCCTCGCCCTCGGCCAATCCGTCAG GCAGCGTCCTCAATCCCGGCTACCCGATGCACGGCCTCCAGCCGGTGAACCCGTACAATCCGCCCTTCGTCTTCGGCCAGCAGCCCTTCTACGGCGGCCCGACCGGCGGCACTGGCGGCAGCGGTGTCGGCGGACCGCCCGGCTCCGGGGGCAGCGTCTCCGCCGGCGGCTTGGGTCTGCCCAGCTCAACGCTGGGCATCCTCGGAGGCGGCGGAGGCGGTCTGGCCCCCTACGGTAGCAACTATCAGGGCTACCAGAGCCAGCACTCGAATGCCAATATGTACAACAAGCCGCCGCCGCAGTATCAGAATCAAAATCAACAGAATCCCTACAACCGGCGCACCCAGGCTCATCCCTCGGCGGCCGGGCAGCTCGGCAGCTCATCCGGGCCTCTCCTGGTGGTCATGGTCCTGGCCATCGGACTAGTTCTTGGCCGGCTGCACACGTAA
- the LOC6504392 gene encoding ubiquitin-conjugating enzyme E2 R2 translates to MAYSSSMAKRALALEYKRLQEQMVEGFTVDLIDENNLFEWAVGIFGPPDTLYEGGYFKATMKFPNDYPYSPPTLCFQTKVWHPNVYTSGTLCISILHPPTDNTNSGELPCERWNPAQTVRTILLSVISLLNEPNTSSPANVEAALMYRRWLETKGEDKEYEEIIRQQALESSEEARRHGIIVPRTREEYIKNPQEPEEDELDDSFFYDAYNQDLMDEDEDDDEEEDDDEDEENEEFEEAQQQLLEQEEPEEQEASKDKEQLTELKESLETLDVALNAEDNRTQELKNAQNTEDTLRYTCQQNEEMEKNENDMTETAE, encoded by the coding sequence ATGGCCTACAGCTCTAGCATGGCCAAGAGGGCCCTGGCCCTCGAATACAAACGGCTCCAGGAACAGATGGTGGAGGGCTTCACCGTGGACCTGATCGACGAGAACAACCTGTTCGAGTGGGCGGTGGGGATCTTCGGCCCCCCCGACACCCTGTACGAGGGCGGATACTTCAAGGCCACCATGAAGTTCCCCAACGACTACCCCTATTCGCCGCCGACCCTATGCTTCCAGACGAAGGTCTGGCATCCGAACGTCTATACCAGCGGCACGCTGTGCATCTCGATCCTGCACCCGCCGACGGACAACACGAATAGCGGGGAACTGCCGTGCGAGCGCTGGAATCCCGCCCAGACCGTCCGGACCATACTGCTATCGGTTATATCGCTGCTGAACGAGCCGAACACCTCGTCGCCGGCCAATGTGGAGGCGGCCCTCATGTACCGCCGCTGGCTGGAGACGAAGGGCGAGGACAAGGAGTACGAGGAGATAATACGCCAGCAGGCGCTGGAGTCGAGCGAGGAGGCGCGCCGGCATGGCATCATTGTGCCAAGGACTCGCGAGGAGTACATCAAGAATCCGCAGGAGCCCGAGGAGGACGAACTGGATGATAGTTTCTTCTACGATGCTTACAATCAGGACCTCatggatgaggatgaggatgatgATGAAGAGGAGGACGATGATGAAGATGAGGAGAATGAAGAGTTCGAGGAGGCACAGCAGCAGTTACTGGAGCAAGAGGAACCGGAGGAGCAGGAGGCATCAAAGGATAAAGAGCAACTGACGGAGCTAAAGGAATCACTGGAGACACTAGATGTCGCACTCAATGCCGAGGACAACCGCACACAGGAACTGAAGAATGCACAGAACACAGAAGACACTCTGCGCTACACTTGCCAACAAAATGAGGAAATGGAAAAGAATGAAAACGATATGACTGAGACAGCAGAATAG